ACCTATTCGAGATTTGGGGAGGTCCTCCTTTTTCTAAGTCTAAAAAACCTTGTTAGATTTAGGCAGATGATTTATGATATCTCATAAAGGAGGAATATTCCACCGAAAACATAATTTAAAGAGGAATATTCCGTAATTATTATGGGAGGTGATGCTTGTAAGAAATATTCGGCAAAAAATAGAATTGTAGACGAGATAAGTTGTAGATAAGAGGGAGTGCTTGGGAAGCTGTTCTTTTCATGAACAATATGGGGAGGTACGGTAATGAGATTAAAGAATACGCTATCTTTCATCTTATGTTTTGTTCTCATTTTTTCAGGAATGACGTTGAGTGTGTCGGCCGATGAAGCCATTACAGCGAAAGCTGCAAACGGCAACACCATCAGCATTACAGCAGTGAATCGAGCCATCGGAGCTTCAGATGAAATGATTTTGTTTACGCGAGAAAACAGTAGTAAGCTCACAGATTCGAACCCTTACGCGGCTGCCGCAGTCGTGGACTATCATGAAGGTACTTACAGCGTTACGGACGTCACTTATCGTGAAGGTGCTGTACAAATACCGACGAATGGCTTTGTACTGTTTGGTCACGGATCGAGTGAACAGTGGATTAAAGACAATATGAGTCCGGGATACCCGGTTGAGATTGTTGGCTACACGCTACCTGATCCAATAGTCGGAGGCCCACAGCTCATCACAGAGCAGGGTATCATACCGATCGACGTTGTAGATCAGGATCAACCGACCAATACCATCGCGGTTTATACACGTCATTTTGGTAAGATGACAAGACCGTTCTCTGAAGATACCGTTCAATATATCATCACTAATGATGTAGTGGTTGTGAAAAGCACATATGATAATCATGGCCAAAGTGGAACCTACATTCCTGCGAACGGTTATGTCATATCGGCTTCTGGCAACGCTGCGTCATCCTTGAATTTGGTGGTGGGGCAATCTGTACAAGCGATTAACGTAGATATTCCTATTCTGCCTAGCAAATATTTGAAAGTGAATGGTATCGCGGTAGGTATTGATAAAATAAATGGACCGCGTGGAACGGGAGAAGTGGTGTTGTACCAGCCTACTTATGGCGCAACCACTAATCAGAATGCTTGGGGAATGGAGCTTACAGTTGTTGGCAATAAGGTGACCAACATCGTGGCGATTGCAAACGATCCCAACACAGGGGGCTATCTTGATAACAACTCCTCCATTCCAGCGGATGGATATGTGCTGTCGATTCAAGCGTCAAGTCCATACTATGATCAACTAGCGGGCAAAGTGAGTATCGGTACAGAGGTTGAGCTCGTGACGGATAGTTTAATTTACCAAGCGGCTAGAACCTCGTTTGATGCATTTAATCCGAAAGTAAAAGAAGATAATCCAGGAGGCTGGGACAATGTTGGCAATGTGCCTTATCCGGGCTTCCGTGGATCGGATCAGTTGATCGTCTATGATCGTAATTATGGCGAGGAGACTGGCACGAACCCATGGGGCAATGAAGTCATTGTTAATGCGGATGGATATGTGACGAACAATGGCGGGAACAACAGTAAAATTCCTGAAGGCGGCTATGTATTATCCGGTCATGGGGTTAAAAATACATGGTTAAAGAACAACGCACTGGTCGGAGCTAAATTGAGTCTGGATTTTGCTAAAAAAGAAGTGTTGGTGATTTTTACGCCGGAATCTTACTTAGATAAAGCATCGATAAGTATCGATAGCGCAGAGAAGGCGCTTCAGTCATCCAAGAATCAATTTATGGATGTGCCTTATGCCGATATTGAACAGAAGATTGTAGAAGCGAAGGCCGTTTATGAGTTGGCCAAACAACGATTAAATGAAAGCGGTACCAACGGGTTGATGGATTTATTGAATGACTTAGATCAGAAAGTGACGGAAGCAAGTTATATGAATTTTGAGTCTCCGAAAGTACAGACTCGAGGTCTCTGGATGAGGCCGAAGGAAAAGAACCTGGAGCAGGTTCGAGATCATGTGAAGAAAATCAAAGAGACCGGTATCAATGCCATCTATCTGGAAACGTGGTGGAATGGATATACCACTTGGCCAACGTCTTTGCCAGACACTGAATTAAATCCTTTGTATGAAGGCTTTGATGTACTTGGAGCATTCATTGAGGAAGGTAAGAAACAGGGGATTGAAATTCATGCCTGGGTGGAGAACTTCTTTGTCGGCGGACCGGTTGTGGTGAATCATCCCGATTGGCGTTTGATCAGCAGACAAGGTATTGATTATGAAGTGGGCATTAACAATGCCAAGTGGTATTGGCTTAATCCAGCGCTCCCGCAGGCTAGAGATTTCGTTGCTTCTGTATATAATGAGCTCATCACAAAATATGACATTGCATCACTGCATTTGGATTATGCGAGGTATCCAGATTCCAAGGATTACACGAATGACTTTGGTTATGACACGTATACCCGCAATTTGTTCAGCGAGAAATATGGCGTTGATCCGCTTGACCTTCATCCAGGAGATCGCTACTGGGATGAATGGCTACAATTCCGTGCGGACATTATCAATACCTGGGTCGTCCGGGTAGTGGACGAAGCGCATCAAATCAAACCAAAGCTACAAATTACAACTGCGGTATGGCCGAATTATGAGGAAGCACCGAAATCGCACGCACAAGAAGCGAAATACTGGTTAGATCATAATTTAATCGATCACTTGTACCATATGTCTTATGCTCCGGGTTCGGAATTAACGGTAGCTGACTTGAGAAACTCCATGGCATTAGCAGGGGACAATGCATTCGTCTCATCGGGTCTAGACACGTTCCAAGGCAATCCTACATCGGCTGTTGTGGATCAAATTACCGAAGCAACAAAGAATGATGGAGCTGGAGCTGCATTATTTGAATTCGAAGGACTATTTAATTATAAGTATGACAAGGTGCTGAAGATTGGGGTGTATCGTAATGAGGCAATTTTGCCTCAATATGATACGACCAAGCCTCTAGCGACCGTGATGGAAGAGATGATCCGTAAAATCAATGAGATTTACGTTCCTTTCCAAGGGATGAGCAGACAAGAAGGTGATACTCTTATCCGCAAAATTCAACCGGCAGTTCAGGCGTTGAATACGAATGCAGATATGAGAGCCGATACAGCAACATTCGCTAAGCAACAGATCGAAGCCCTAAGAAGCGAACTTGATGCCAACAGCTCGATTAATCCCGAAGTGAAGAACCGAATGACACTTGACCTAGATTATGGGCTCAAAATGGTCAACATCTATTTCTCCAAAGCCGCATCGAAAGCGCAATTGAGCACTCTGACGGTAAGTAAGGGGAAGCTGACCCCTTCCTTCAACCCGTCGATCTATACCTATCAGGTTGATGTAGATAATGCGGTTACTGCATTGGACATTACGGCGAGTACAAGCAACAAGACAGCTAAGATTTTTGTTGACGGGAAGAGCTACGCGAATGACTCGGCGATTCCTGTGCAGCTCAAAGTTGGATTGAATTCGGTGATCCTTCAAGTGATGTCTGAAGACGGTTTGACGATAAATTATAATCTGTCGATATACCGTGCCTCTAAGGAAGATCCGGGAAGTAGCAGTGGCAATGGAGGCAGTGGTAGTAATATCACAACACCTCCTCAAGATACTTCGACAAATGTGAAGCCCGATAGCAGTATGTTATCGCTTAAGTCGGAAAAGAAATCAAACGGACAAACGATGCTAACTGCTAAAGTGAGCGCGGATGAATTGAACAAAGCTTTCCAAAGGTTGAAGGGGAGTAAAGAGTCGCCCGGTTCTGTCACGATTGAATTGATGGGTGAAGATGATATCCAACAAGTCGGGATTCCGGCACAATCGCTCATCGATGCGTTGGCGATCGCACCGAACGCAACAATCGTAATCCAAGGAAATCACGCTGTCTTTGAAGTGCCGGTATCATTACCTAATTTGTCCACATACATCAAAGAGCTTGGGGCGGATGCCAAGGATACGGTCGTATATGTCACGATCGAACAAGTGAAAGGTAAAGATTTAGAGCAGATTCGGAGTCAAGCCAAACGGGAAAACGCCACACTAATAGATGATCGGGTGATTGATTTCTCTGTTCGAGTCGAGGCGAATGGGAAAACGAAGACCTTCTCGAATTTAGGAAATAAGTATATGAAGCGCAGTATCGTTCTAGATCAATCTATACCGTCGGATACAGCAACAGCGATTTATATCGATCCAAATAGAGGCAGGTTCTCCTTCGTACCTTCCATATTTACGACACAAGGCGGTCAGACGGTCGTGATGATAAAGCAAAATGGGACCGGTCAATACGCTGCAATTCAATCCTTCCGAACATTTAAGGATTTGAAGAATCATTGGGCAAAATCTGATATTGAGCTGCTTGCATCCAAGCGTGTGATCGAAGGGATGAGCACAGATCAATTTGCTCCGGATCAAAAGGTTACACGTGCTGAATTTGTGAGCCTATTGGTTCGTTCGTTAGACTTAAACTCGGACACAAGCCTAACGAAGTTTCATGATGTGTCTACCTCCGATTGGTTCGCTGGCGCCGTAGGTGCTGCGGCAAATGCAGGCATCGCGAAAGGCAATGAGGATGGTTCCTTCAGGCCTAATGATTCAATTACGAGAGAGCAGATGGCAGTCATGATTAGTAGAGCACTATCTTTTGTCGGCAAATCAGTACAGGCTCCTACTCCGCTTGACATGACCGTCTATCATGATGAGGGATCGATTAGTGCTTGGGCGCAAGCAGCAGTCGCGGAGACACGTGATGCGGGTATTTTGAAAGGGGTAACAAGTACGACGTTTGAACCGGATATTCATACAACACGTGCGCAAGCAGCCGTGGCTGTGAAGCGTATGCTGCAATATTTAGGCTTTATCAATTCCTAATGAATTCACGGGGTGCTGCAGATCAATTTGGCACCCCGAATGTTAAAAATCATATAGTTGAGGTGACCAAATATGAGTCTATCTATCGAAAAAGGTGCAAATGTATTGTGGGTTGATTTTATCGCGAATGGGGTTCGATTAGCGGATCGTTCAGAGATGCAGCGCCTTGTGAACAGTGCGAAGCAAGCTGGAGTAACCCACTTGGTGGTGGATGCCAAGATCCCCTATGGACATACGACATTCCCAAGTTCTTATGCGTATCATGTAA
The window above is part of the Paenibacillus lutimineralis genome. Proteins encoded here:
- a CDS encoding S-layer homology domain-containing protein translates to MRLKNTLSFILCFVLIFSGMTLSVSADEAITAKAANGNTISITAVNRAIGASDEMILFTRENSSKLTDSNPYAAAAVVDYHEGTYSVTDVTYREGAVQIPTNGFVLFGHGSSEQWIKDNMSPGYPVEIVGYTLPDPIVGGPQLITEQGIIPIDVVDQDQPTNTIAVYTRHFGKMTRPFSEDTVQYIITNDVVVVKSTYDNHGQSGTYIPANGYVISASGNAASSLNLVVGQSVQAINVDIPILPSKYLKVNGIAVGIDKINGPRGTGEVVLYQPTYGATTNQNAWGMELTVVGNKVTNIVAIANDPNTGGYLDNNSSIPADGYVLSIQASSPYYDQLAGKVSIGTEVELVTDSLIYQAARTSFDAFNPKVKEDNPGGWDNVGNVPYPGFRGSDQLIVYDRNYGEETGTNPWGNEVIVNADGYVTNNGGNNSKIPEGGYVLSGHGVKNTWLKNNALVGAKLSLDFAKKEVLVIFTPESYLDKASISIDSAEKALQSSKNQFMDVPYADIEQKIVEAKAVYELAKQRLNESGTNGLMDLLNDLDQKVTEASYMNFESPKVQTRGLWMRPKEKNLEQVRDHVKKIKETGINAIYLETWWNGYTTWPTSLPDTELNPLYEGFDVLGAFIEEGKKQGIEIHAWVENFFVGGPVVVNHPDWRLISRQGIDYEVGINNAKWYWLNPALPQARDFVASVYNELITKYDIASLHLDYARYPDSKDYTNDFGYDTYTRNLFSEKYGVDPLDLHPGDRYWDEWLQFRADIINTWVVRVVDEAHQIKPKLQITTAVWPNYEEAPKSHAQEAKYWLDHNLIDHLYHMSYAPGSELTVADLRNSMALAGDNAFVSSGLDTFQGNPTSAVVDQITEATKNDGAGAALFEFEGLFNYKYDKVLKIGVYRNEAILPQYDTTKPLATVMEEMIRKINEIYVPFQGMSRQEGDTLIRKIQPAVQALNTNADMRADTATFAKQQIEALRSELDANSSINPEVKNRMTLDLDYGLKMVNIYFSKAASKAQLSTLTVSKGKLTPSFNPSIYTYQVDVDNAVTALDITASTSNKTAKIFVDGKSYANDSAIPVQLKVGLNSVILQVMSEDGLTINYNLSIYRASKEDPGSSSGNGGSGSNITTPPQDTSTNVKPDSSMLSLKSEKKSNGQTMLTAKVSADELNKAFQRLKGSKESPGSVTIELMGEDDIQQVGIPAQSLIDALAIAPNATIVIQGNHAVFEVPVSLPNLSTYIKELGADAKDTVVYVTIEQVKGKDLEQIRSQAKRENATLIDDRVIDFSVRVEANGKTKTFSNLGNKYMKRSIVLDQSIPSDTATAIYIDPNRGRFSFVPSIFTTQGGQTVVMIKQNGTGQYAAIQSFRTFKDLKNHWAKSDIELLASKRVIEGMSTDQFAPDQKVTRAEFVSLLVRSLDLNSDTSLTKFHDVSTSDWFAGAVGAAANAGIAKGNEDGSFRPNDSITREQMAVMISRALSFVGKSVQAPTPLDMTVYHDEGSISAWAQAAVAETRDAGILKGVTSTTFEPDIHTTRAQAAVAVKRMLQYLGFINS